TTATTTTCATTTACTTTTCCTAAAATTTCTTCTACTATTAAGTTCAAATCTTTGTTTTCAACATTTACTGTTATATCAGAAACTCTTTTGTAATCTTCAACTCTTTGATTATAAAGCTTTTTAGCTTCATCAAGGTTACTTAAAAGTGGTCGTTTCTTAAGTTTTGATTTTGCATTAGGTGCAGAATGTATTCTATTTAAAATCCCTTCAAAGCTTGATTCTAAATAGATTATTGTTCCTATTTTATGGATATTTTCTTGTTTAAAGAAACCTCCACCTGTTGAGATAATTGTATTATCAACATTTTTTTCAAGCCAAAGAGCACACTTCTTTTCTAAGTTTCTAAAATAAGCTTCACTCTCATCTTTAAATATTTTTTTAACTGTTTTATTCTCAACACTTTCAATTAAATCATCAGTATCAATTGCAAAGTAATCACTTGACTTAACTAAGGCTCTTGCAACTGTTCCCTTACCAACTCCCATAAAACCAATAAGAATAATATTATTTTTTTTACTCAACACTTTTCCTGATATACATTTACTTTTTATAAAATTTAGTGATTATATCTAAAATAAAGTAAAAAAATAAATGACTCAAGTTAAATTCGTTTTTACTTGTTAAATTTTCTTTCGTATCTTGGTTTCATGCTTTCATTTCCTAAAATTCCACCTTGGTGAATATATAAAAATTCATCACAATTTTGTTTGTTTTCTAAATAATTTTGCATACTTAAAAACCCTAAGGGATCATAAAGTAAATCAAACTCTATTTTTGTTGTTTTAAGTAATTCATTATAAATATCATAAAACTCTTTATAAAGCTTTCCAAAATGATATTTTTTTGGCATTTGGATTATTTTTGGATGAAACTTTTCATTACTTTCAAGATGAAAAAACTGCTTTTTTAAATATTCACTTCCACCAACACAAGCTACAGTAAAAACTTCAAACTCTAAATGCTTTTGTAAAAAAAGTGCCGTTGTTCCTGTGCCACTTGGTAAAAATAGTTTTAGATTTTTTATATCATTTTCTTTAGCCCAAGTTTTGATTTCTTGAGCTAAGATTTTTATTCCAAATTGAGCTTCTTGTACCCTAGCACCCTCTTCTATTAAAATTTCATTTTGCTTTAATTCATAGTTTTGAAAATCAAAATTTTCATCTTCAATAATATTTACACCATTTTCTAAAGCTG
The genomic region above belongs to Arcobacter sp. CECT 8983 and contains:
- a CDS encoding shikimate kinase; the encoded protein is MSKKNNIILIGFMGVGKGTVARALVKSSDYFAIDTDDLIESVENKTVKKIFKDESEAYFRNLEKKCALWLEKNVDNTIISTGGGFFKQENIHKIGTIIYLESSFEGILNRIHSAPNAKSKLKKRPLLSNLDEAKKLYNQRVEDYKRVSDITVNVENKDLNLIVEEILGKVNENN
- a CDS encoding 1-aminocyclopropane-1-carboxylate deaminase/D-cysteine desulfhydrase is translated as MNYINSPIEKIKFRNTDIYLKRDDLLDKHFSGNKARKFYYYLVNDLENINKVVSFGSAQANSLYSLSVLGKIKNLDIDFYVNHISSYLKENPYGNYKAALENGVNIIEDENFDFQNYELKQNEILIEEGARVQEAQFGIKILAQEIKTWAKENDIKNLKLFLPSGTGTTALFLQKHLEFEVFTVACVGGSEYLKKQFFHLESNEKFHPKIIQMPKKYHFGKLYKEFYDIYNELLKTTKIEFDLLYDPLGFLSMQNYLENKQNCDEFLYIHQGGILGNESMKPRYERKFNK